In one window of Henckelia pumila isolate YLH828 chromosome 1, ASM3356847v2, whole genome shotgun sequence DNA:
- the LOC140866298 gene encoding uncharacterized protein, with protein MFTSVDMNMFNLIGTCTCARDAWEKLQTHCEGSASVKKTRMRLITSKFEKMRMEESETIMEYNGRLKSLANEASVLGDPISNENLVSKVLRSVPKRFHTKVCAIDESKDTSIMGLDELISSFLTYEMELEAEDDSKDKSIAFQVSNDVYNDFSEVQQEVKESDLEENSIALISKKFTDYLKVMKEKKDLKGAQTPKFPKLPTSKKPQKPAATRGSRQRYEGKVQSSSKNFDNVQCKECKGYGHYAYECANRLRKGMNVSLSDDDSKEEQEKINPLGVGSGIATPGRNTVQKSVCFVAFNLDNSSNHEEQNKGNQLNTTLTKENTELKAAVARLEILMSKKDLELGLLNSELKRSKTTLDKFNSSSSKLDSIFTMGNNDKFGVGFKESVFETGESSKTPVFVKECNDSLNEEEGNDSLNHPSTTSKGLKDHLTDYIEHNGGRVTYGGGAKGRIFGKGTLTVEGFPKLHNVLHVQDQLIIATNSVKN; from the exons ATGTTCACTTCAGTTGATATGAAcatgtttaatctaattggtactTGTACTTGTGCTAGGGATGCTTGGGAGAAGCTACAAACCCACTGTGAAGGCTCGGCAAGTGTTAAAAAAACAAGGATGCGTctcataacttcaaaatttgagaaaatgagAATGGAGGAATCAGAGACCATCATGGAATATAATGGAAGATTGAAGAGCCTTGCAAATGAAGCATCTGTTCTTGGTGATCCTATTTCGAACGAGAACCTTGTATCCAAAGTGCTTCGTTCTGTCCCCAAAAGATTTCACACCAAGGTTTGTGCTATAGATGAATCCaaagatacatctataatgggtttggatgagttaaTTAGTTCTTTTCTCACTTATGAGATGGAGTTGGAAGCCGAAGATGACTCAAAAGATAAGTCTATTGCTTTTCAGGTTTCTAATGATGTTTACaatgatttttctgaagttcaacaggaagtaaaggaatctgatcTTGAAGAGAATTCGATTGCTTTGATATCGAAGAAGTTCACTGATTATCTAaaggtaatgaaagaaaagaaggatTTGAAAGGTGCACAAACTCCAAAATTCCCTAAACTACCTACTTCAAAGAAGCCTCAAAAACCTGCTGCTACTCGGGGATCTcgacaaaggtatgaaggtaagGTTCAGTCCTcaagtaaaaattttgataatgttcaatgcaAGGAATGTAAGGGATATGGCCACTATGCCTATGAATGCGCAAATCGCCTTCGAAAAGGTATGAATGTTTCTCTGAGCGATGATGATTCgaaagaagaacaagaaaag atcaatccactCGGTGTTGGCTCCGGTATTGCAACACCTGGACGCAACACAGTTCAAAAATCTGTTTGTTTTGTTGCTTTTAACCTTGATAATTCCAGTAATCATGAAGAACAG AACAAGGGGAATCAGTTGAACACAACCCTTACAAAAGAGAATACTGAATTGAAAGCTGCTGTGGCTAGATTGGAAATTCTCATGAGTAAGAAAGATCTGGAATTAGGGTTGCTGAATTCTGAACTTAAAAGATCAAAAACAacacttgataaatttaattccagTTCAAGCAAACTTGATTCCATTTTTACTATGGGTAATAATGATAAGTTTGGTGTTGGTTttaaagaaagtgtttttgaaactgGTGAATCTTCCAAAACACCAGTATTTGTAAAGGAATGTAATGATTCCTTGAATGAAGAGGAAGGTAATGATTCCTTGAACCATCCTTCAACTACTTCGAAAG gcttgaaagatcacctcacgGACTACATTGAACACAATGGTGGTAGAGTGACCTATGGAGGTGGTGCAAAAGGAAGAATTTTTGGCAAAGGAACACTCACTGTGGAAGGGTTTCCAAAGCTTCATAACGTCTTACAC GTACAAGATCAGTTGATAATTGCTACCAACTCGGTGAAGAATTGA